Proteins from a genomic interval of Paenibacillus sp. FSL H8-0048:
- a CDS encoding Imm7 family immunity protein: MVNHNKALTPYKAVGNSPSVSFLVGGFGQDRWPVAPGSYGLLYMRDDEDIEGFNNEFKVFILKLG, translated from the coding sequence ATGGTAAATCACAATAAGGCTTTAACTCCGTATAAGGCTGTTGGAAATTCACCATCTGTTTCGTTTCTGGTTGGAGGTTTTGGGCAAGATCGTTGGCCTGTGGCACCTGGATCATATGGACTGTTATACATGAGAGATGATGAAGATATTGAAGGTTTCAATAATGAGTTTAAGGTTTTTATATTAAAGCTAGGGTAA
- a CDS encoding IS110 family transposase encodes MIEQQNLIYVGVDLHKQHHTAVIIDCWSKKLGELKFDNKPSAFPLLLKELKKYIKKGLSVVYGLEDVGGYGRGLAVYLKDNRCWVKEVNAKLANARRKSHVTVQKSDSWDAECVAKVLRDELERLPDAQPVDLFWAISQLVTQRKWLSKILTEAVKKMHQQISYSYPSYKKFFSEVEGKTALAFWETYPSPYTLKDMSEEALAAFLRKHSNNGLSHKKANQILTLIDADGETYRDFQDSRDSVVVSQVESTRFFQEQLVSIEGKIEHLMQQLGFQLESMTGINVVTAAQLVAEIGDIHRFSSSDKLARFAGIAPVIVGSGNKFRNCKSKQGNRVLHEIIKSLAIRQIGVTRTKREPKNAYFHAYYERKIAEGKTKQQAIVCLMRKLVNIIYVMMKKKSAYVMPDTPAQQAG; translated from the coding sequence ATGATTGAACAGCAGAATCTAATCTATGTAGGAGTTGACCTGCATAAACAACATCATACAGCCGTCATTATTGACTGCTGGAGCAAGAAACTAGGGGAACTAAAATTCGATAACAAGCCGTCTGCCTTTCCCTTGCTGCTTAAAGAATTAAAAAAGTACATCAAGAAGGGCTTGTCCGTTGTCTATGGACTGGAGGATGTTGGAGGTTACGGCAGAGGGCTTGCCGTGTATCTGAAAGACAATCGTTGCTGGGTGAAGGAAGTGAATGCAAAACTCGCTAACGCCAGACGAAAGAGCCATGTGACTGTTCAGAAGTCGGATAGCTGGGATGCGGAATGTGTTGCCAAGGTGCTCAGAGACGAGTTGGAGCGTCTGCCGGATGCCCAGCCCGTTGATCTGTTCTGGGCAATTAGCCAGCTTGTGACACAGCGCAAATGGTTGTCTAAGATTTTAACGGAAGCGGTAAAAAAGATGCATCAGCAGATTAGCTATTCCTATCCCAGTTACAAAAAGTTCTTCTCTGAAGTAGAGGGGAAAACGGCGCTTGCCTTCTGGGAAACCTACCCTTCACCCTATACTTTGAAGGACATGTCTGAGGAAGCCCTTGCTGCCTTCTTGCGAAAGCACAGCAACAATGGATTGTCTCATAAGAAGGCTAATCAAATTCTTACTCTGATCGACGCAGATGGAGAAACGTATCGGGATTTTCAGGATTCAAGAGATTCAGTTGTGGTGAGTCAGGTGGAATCCACTCGGTTTTTCCAAGAACAATTGGTCAGTATCGAGGGTAAGATTGAGCATTTGATGCAGCAGCTTGGTTTCCAGCTTGAATCCATGACAGGGATCAATGTGGTGACAGCAGCACAGCTTGTGGCAGAGATTGGCGATATTCACCGGTTCTCTTCCTCCGATAAACTTGCCCGATTCGCTGGCATTGCACCAGTCATCGTAGGTTCAGGTAATAAGTTTCGAAATTGTAAGAGTAAGCAGGGCAATCGGGTATTACATGAGATTATTAAGAGCCTTGCGATTCGTCAGATTGGTGTCACCCGTACCAAGAGGGAGCCAAAGAATGCCTATTTTCATGCTTATTATGAGCGAAAGATAGCAGAGGGGAAGACGAAACAGCAAGCGATTGTGTGCTTAATGAGGAAGCTGGTAAATATCATCTACGTCATGATGAAGAAAAAGTCAGCCTACGTGATGCCAGATACACCTGCACAGCAGGCGGGATGA
- a CDS encoding recombinase family protein — translation MNVIGYARVSTQGQVKDGYSLSYQQDEIRSYCEQQRWHLVQVFTDEGISGAKVDEEALEVEREGFQDMLTYISGHKVDYVVVLNTSRLWRSDIVKVLVHRELKKRNIDIRSIEQPTYSIFKKDPSDFLINGLMELLDAYQRLEIAIKLGRGRNKKASEGKFAGGGIPFGYKGKRGSKQMFIDEQKASTVQRLFELKDKHPEWSLSALAEKLNEEGFTTEQGKRFTKVQVKRILDRKAFYQGTYRYGQIEADGKHQAILQSGGMCL, via the coding sequence ATGAATGTCATAGGCTATGCACGGGTCAGTACGCAAGGTCAGGTGAAGGATGGCTACAGCTTGTCCTACCAGCAAGACGAGATTCGGTCGTACTGTGAGCAGCAGAGATGGCACCTGGTTCAGGTTTTTACAGACGAGGGCATCAGTGGGGCGAAAGTGGACGAGGAAGCCTTAGAAGTCGAACGAGAGGGCTTCCAAGACATGCTGACCTATATATCGGGTCACAAGGTGGATTACGTTGTTGTTCTGAACACAAGCAGATTATGGAGAAGTGATATTGTCAAAGTCCTTGTCCATCGGGAGCTGAAAAAGCGCAATATCGACATTCGGAGTATTGAACAACCAACCTATAGTATTTTTAAGAAAGATCCATCTGACTTCTTGATTAACGGTTTGATGGAATTGCTGGATGCTTATCAGCGGCTAGAGATTGCTATAAAGCTGGGACGTGGACGTAATAAAAAGGCTTCCGAAGGCAAGTTTGCAGGTGGAGGTATTCCTTTTGGTTACAAAGGGAAGCGGGGATCAAAGCAAATGTTCATTGACGAACAGAAGGCATCCACGGTTCAGCGGCTATTTGAATTGAAAGATAAACATCCTGAATGGTCATTGTCGGCTTTAGCTGAGAAGTTAAATGAAGAAGGATTCACAACAGAACAAGGGAAGAGGTTTACCAAAGTACAGGTCAAACGAATTCTAGATCGTAAAGCATTTTACCAAGGAACGTATCGTTATGGGCAGATCGAAGCAGATGGTAAACATCAAGCGATCTTACAGTCTGGGGGAATGTGCTTGTGA
- a CDS encoding helix-turn-helix domain-containing protein, which translates to MKIKIRLKDILDQRGMSQRQLARQMNLRPSTINHLCSDSVDRVYIRTLEAICEALDISIHELIVEDAEA; encoded by the coding sequence ATGAAGATAAAGATTCGATTAAAAGATATATTAGATCAGCGTGGAATGTCACAAAGACAACTTGCCCGACAAATGAACCTACGTCCAAGTACGATCAATCATCTCTGTTCCGATTCAGTAGACAGAGTCTATATCCGAACGCTGGAAGCGATATGTGAAGCCCTAGACATCTCCATCCATGAACTGATTGTTGAAGATGCTGAAGCTTAA
- a CDS encoding helix-turn-helix domain-containing protein, which translates to MEYKSVAEAIGVSKQTFQDWIKERRKIPEPRLEQLSELFGIEDKTLFQKELLPSEKSEILMVYLTKTDEHEEIEITNFDDDGNEYTTTQHYSQHFSLLEYVQAGQKRERLIEQVSSLLNTDPINEGANFNLLEDAVAVIQEQNRNKKTAFELVLYYLVHRDNEWGVHPDYAKYEQKQFFEKLDKLFEETGIKP; encoded by the coding sequence ATGGAGTACAAATCGGTAGCAGAAGCCATCGGGGTTTCCAAACAAACATTTCAGGACTGGATCAAGGAAAGACGGAAGATACCCGAACCACGTCTTGAGCAATTGTCTGAGTTATTTGGGATCGAGGATAAGACCCTATTCCAGAAGGAGTTGCTTCCATCTGAAAAGTCGGAAATTCTTATGGTTTACTTAACCAAAACAGATGAACATGAGGAAATCGAAATTACCAACTTTGATGATGACGGAAACGAGTACACTACAACACAGCACTATTCGCAGCATTTTAGCCTTCTTGAGTATGTTCAAGCAGGACAAAAAAGAGAAAGATTGATCGAACAGGTAAGTTCCTTGCTGAATACTGATCCAATCAACGAAGGCGCAAATTTCAATCTTTTAGAAGATGCAGTTGCGGTAATCCAAGAACAGAATCGTAATAAAAAGACAGCATTTGAACTGGTCTTATATTATCTCGTTCACCGGGATAACGAATGGGGAGTACATCCCGATTATGCAAAATACGAACAGAAACAGTTCTTTGAAAAGCTTGACAAGTTGTTTGAAGAAACAGGAATTAAACCTTAA
- a CDS encoding endonuclease toxin domain-containing protein yields MGNNPLIHVDPTGHFVETIVDVASMGYSAYEFYKHPSWKNAGFFLWDLGSVFLPFVPGSYVGKTLSTIEKFREAKTGVWALGFSKRGYEIERALGGMVNNFPTIDKFIQGKNGIAKSVTSIKSLDITGKTYAKENKLYSTLMNYVNKLEDFGTTTYGGLTVRVNSQTNKILELALPPVQLTKSQSKELDKAIADASKQGIQIIVKIVE; encoded by the coding sequence GTGGGTAACAATCCACTGATACATGTTGACCCGACAGGGCATTTCGTGGAAACTATAGTTGATGTAGCGAGTATGGGTTATAGTGCTTATGAATTTTACAAACATCCTTCTTGGAAAAATGCTGGATTTTTTCTATGGGATTTAGGCTCTGTGTTTCTTCCATTTGTTCCCGGTTCATATGTAGGAAAGACACTATCGACTATAGAAAAGTTCAGAGAAGCAAAAACTGGTGTATGGGCACTTGGTTTTTCTAAGAGAGGGTATGAAATTGAAAGAGCATTAGGTGGGATGGTAAATAATTTCCCGACTATAGATAAATTCATTCAAGGGAAAAATGGGATAGCAAAGAGTGTCACCAGTATTAAATCCCTAGACATCACTGGTAAGACATATGCTAAAGAAAACAAATTATACAGTACATTAATGAATTATGTTAACAAACTGGAGGATTTCGGCACCACTACTTATGGGGGGTTAACAGTAAGGGTGAATTCCCAAACTAATAAAATCTTAGAGCTTGCTTTACCACCGGTACAGCTTACTAAAAGTCAATCTAAAGAATTAGATAAGGCAATTGCTGACGCTAGTAAGCAAGGCATACAAATAATCGTTAAAATAGTTGAATAG